A stretch of the Vigna radiata var. radiata cultivar VC1973A chromosome 7, Vradiata_ver6, whole genome shotgun sequence genome encodes the following:
- the LOC106768820 gene encoding calmodulin-binding protein 60 A isoform X1 encodes MSLKRRPDDGKTPDDKRRKPPPFSSVVRDVMRLQSLGHLLEPILEPLVRKVVKEEVEAALKRHLTCMKQTCGKELHTTELRNLQLQFENSISLPVFTGGRIEGEDGSNLRISLVDGLTGEVVCTGPESMAKVEIVVLEGDFEEESDIWMPEEFKSNIVREREGKKPLLTGDVILYLKDGVGMVGEISYTDNSSWTRSRRFRLGARVVDNFDGVRIREAKTESFIVRDHRGELYKKHHPPSMSDEVWRLEKIGKDGAFHKRLSREKILTVREFLTLLNLDPAKLRSILGTGMSAKMWEVTVEHARTCVLDTTRHVYFPPNSQQHGVVFNAVGQVTGLLSECEYVTVDKLSETEKVEAQNTVSNALRQGEKYTTFEDEDSLMDGSSHLSNVLHSPSSPKTEGSSANKLLGPQKTGGFNYPQTNASSPDIMSSIYSVGGTSSLDDYCLPSFDNMGLSFPVQVSNSLICDTDSMAHAFSEEDHLQFFDTDLQSHVEADLQSAVDSFMLARSTANGGAQRRWRKVCNVLKWFMVRKRGNQIQVRL; translated from the exons ATGTCGCTCAAGCGCCGCCCAGATGATGGCAAGACTCCAGACGACAAGCGGCGGAAGCCGCCTCCTTTCTCCAG TGTGGTGCGTGACGTGATGAGATTACAATCACTCGGGCACTTGCTGGAGCCAATTCTTGAGCCATTGGTTCGTAAAGTG GTTAAGGAAGAAGTTGAAGCAGCCCTAAAGAGACATTTAACCTGCATGAAACA GACCTGTGGAAAGGAATTGCATACTACTGAATTAAGAAATTTGCAGCTGCAGTTTGAAAACAGCATTTCTCTGCCTGTCTTTACTGGAGGTCGGATTGAAGGAGAAGATGGTTCTAACCTAAGAATAAGTTTAGTTGATGGCCTAACTGGTGAGGTTGTCTGTACAGGACCTGAATCGATGGCTAAGGTAGAAATTGTAGTTCTTGAGGGTGAttttgaagaagaaagtgaTATTTGGATGCCCGAAGAGTTCAAAAGCAATATTGTGAGAGAGAGGGAAGGGAAAAAGCCCCTTCTTACAGGAGATGTAATTTTATATCTTAAAGATGGTGTTGGTATGGTGGGTGAAATTTCGTATACAGATAATTCAAGCTGGACAAGGAGCCGCAGGTTCAGGCTTGGGGCAAGAGTTGTGGACAACTTTGATGGTGTTAGAATAAGAGAAGCAAAGACAGAATCATTTATTGTCAGAGATCACAGGGGAGAAT TGTATAAGAAGCACCATCCTCCTAGTATGTCTGATGAAGTTTGGAGATTGGAAAAGATAGGCAAGGATGGAGCTTTCCACAAACGTTTGAGTCGGGAAAAAATCCTTACTGTTAGAGAGTTTCTCACGCTTCTCAATCTGGATCCAGCAAAGCTGCGCAGT ATACTGGGCACTGGGATGTCTGCAAAGATGTGGGAAGTAACTGTGGAGCATGCTCGAACTTGTGTACTTGATACAACTAGGCACGTGTACTTCCCTCCTAATTCTCAACAACATGGTGTGGTCTTCAATGCTGTGGGACAAGTGACTGGACTGCTTTCTGAATGCGAGTATGTCACAGTAGATAAGCTGTCTGAAACTGAAAAG GTTGAGGCTCAAAACACAGTTTCTAATGCATTGAGACAAGGGGAGAAATATACTACTTTTGAAGATGAAGATTCTCTCATGGATGGGTCTTCACACTTATCTAATGTACTTCACTCCCCAAGCTCTCCCAAGACCGAGGGATCAAGTGCCAACAAGCTTTTGGGTCCCCAAAAGACTGGAGGATTCAATTACCCCCAAACAAATGCCTCTTCTCCGGATATCATGTCATCCATTTATTCTGTTGGTGGAACTAGTAGCTTGGATGACTATTGCTTGCCTAGTTTCGACAACATGGGCCTCAGTTTTCCAGTCCAAGTCTCGAACTCATTGATCTGTGACACTGATTCAATGGCTCATGCCTTTAGTGAGGAAGATCATCTGCAATTTTTTGATACCGATCTTCAGTCTCACGTTGAGGCAGATTTACAGAGTGCTGTTGATAGCTTCATGCTCGCACGTTCTACGGCCAATGGTGGTGCGCAGAGGAGATGGAGAAAGGTATGCAACGTCCTAAAGTGGTTCATGGTTAGGAAACGAGGAAACCAAATACAGGTAAGGTTGTGA
- the LOC106768820 gene encoding calmodulin-binding protein 60 A isoform X3, whose translation MRLQSLGHLLEPILEPLVRKVVKEEVEAALKRHLTCMKQTCGKELHTTELRNLQLQFENSISLPVFTGGRIEGEDGSNLRISLVDGLTGEVVCTGPESMAKVEIVVLEGDFEEESDIWMPEEFKSNIVREREGKKPLLTGDVILYLKDGVGMVGEISYTDNSSWTRSRRFRLGARVVDNFDGVRIREAKTESFIVRDHRGELYKKHHPPSMSDEVWRLEKIGKDGAFHKRLSREKILTVREFLTLLNLDPAKLRSILGTGMSAKMWEVTVEHARTCVLDTTRHVYFPPNSQQHGVVFNAVGQVTGLLSECEYVTVDKLSETEKVEAQNTVSNALRQGEKYTTFEDEDSLMDGSSHLSNVLHSPSSPKTEGSSANKLLGPQKTGGFNYPQTNASSPDIMSSIYSVGGTSSLDDYCLPSFDNMGLSFPVQVSNSLICDTDSMAHAFSEEDHLQFFDTDLQSHVEADLQSAVDSFMLARSTANGGAQRRWRKVCNVLKWFMVRKRGNQIQVRL comes from the exons ATGAGATTACAATCACTCGGGCACTTGCTGGAGCCAATTCTTGAGCCATTGGTTCGTAAAGTG GTTAAGGAAGAAGTTGAAGCAGCCCTAAAGAGACATTTAACCTGCATGAAACA GACCTGTGGAAAGGAATTGCATACTACTGAATTAAGAAATTTGCAGCTGCAGTTTGAAAACAGCATTTCTCTGCCTGTCTTTACTGGAGGTCGGATTGAAGGAGAAGATGGTTCTAACCTAAGAATAAGTTTAGTTGATGGCCTAACTGGTGAGGTTGTCTGTACAGGACCTGAATCGATGGCTAAGGTAGAAATTGTAGTTCTTGAGGGTGAttttgaagaagaaagtgaTATTTGGATGCCCGAAGAGTTCAAAAGCAATATTGTGAGAGAGAGGGAAGGGAAAAAGCCCCTTCTTACAGGAGATGTAATTTTATATCTTAAAGATGGTGTTGGTATGGTGGGTGAAATTTCGTATACAGATAATTCAAGCTGGACAAGGAGCCGCAGGTTCAGGCTTGGGGCAAGAGTTGTGGACAACTTTGATGGTGTTAGAATAAGAGAAGCAAAGACAGAATCATTTATTGTCAGAGATCACAGGGGAGAAT TGTATAAGAAGCACCATCCTCCTAGTATGTCTGATGAAGTTTGGAGATTGGAAAAGATAGGCAAGGATGGAGCTTTCCACAAACGTTTGAGTCGGGAAAAAATCCTTACTGTTAGAGAGTTTCTCACGCTTCTCAATCTGGATCCAGCAAAGCTGCGCAGT ATACTGGGCACTGGGATGTCTGCAAAGATGTGGGAAGTAACTGTGGAGCATGCTCGAACTTGTGTACTTGATACAACTAGGCACGTGTACTTCCCTCCTAATTCTCAACAACATGGTGTGGTCTTCAATGCTGTGGGACAAGTGACTGGACTGCTTTCTGAATGCGAGTATGTCACAGTAGATAAGCTGTCTGAAACTGAAAAG GTTGAGGCTCAAAACACAGTTTCTAATGCATTGAGACAAGGGGAGAAATATACTACTTTTGAAGATGAAGATTCTCTCATGGATGGGTCTTCACACTTATCTAATGTACTTCACTCCCCAAGCTCTCCCAAGACCGAGGGATCAAGTGCCAACAAGCTTTTGGGTCCCCAAAAGACTGGAGGATTCAATTACCCCCAAACAAATGCCTCTTCTCCGGATATCATGTCATCCATTTATTCTGTTGGTGGAACTAGTAGCTTGGATGACTATTGCTTGCCTAGTTTCGACAACATGGGCCTCAGTTTTCCAGTCCAAGTCTCGAACTCATTGATCTGTGACACTGATTCAATGGCTCATGCCTTTAGTGAGGAAGATCATCTGCAATTTTTTGATACCGATCTTCAGTCTCACGTTGAGGCAGATTTACAGAGTGCTGTTGATAGCTTCATGCTCGCACGTTCTACGGCCAATGGTGGTGCGCAGAGGAGATGGAGAAAGGTATGCAACGTCCTAAAGTGGTTCATGGTTAGGAAACGAGGAAACCAAATACAGGTAAGGTTGTGA
- the LOC106768820 gene encoding calmodulin-binding protein 60 A isoform X2 encodes MSLKRRPDDGKTPDDKRRKPPPFSSVVRDVMRLQSLGHLLEPILEPLVRKVVKEEVEAALKRHLTCMKQTCGKELHTTELRNLQLQFENSISLPVFTGGPESMAKVEIVVLEGDFEEESDIWMPEEFKSNIVREREGKKPLLTGDVILYLKDGVGMVGEISYTDNSSWTRSRRFRLGARVVDNFDGVRIREAKTESFIVRDHRGELYKKHHPPSMSDEVWRLEKIGKDGAFHKRLSREKILTVREFLTLLNLDPAKLRSILGTGMSAKMWEVTVEHARTCVLDTTRHVYFPPNSQQHGVVFNAVGQVTGLLSECEYVTVDKLSETEKVEAQNTVSNALRQGEKYTTFEDEDSLMDGSSHLSNVLHSPSSPKTEGSSANKLLGPQKTGGFNYPQTNASSPDIMSSIYSVGGTSSLDDYCLPSFDNMGLSFPVQVSNSLICDTDSMAHAFSEEDHLQFFDTDLQSHVEADLQSAVDSFMLARSTANGGAQRRWRKVCNVLKWFMVRKRGNQIQVRL; translated from the exons ATGTCGCTCAAGCGCCGCCCAGATGATGGCAAGACTCCAGACGACAAGCGGCGGAAGCCGCCTCCTTTCTCCAG TGTGGTGCGTGACGTGATGAGATTACAATCACTCGGGCACTTGCTGGAGCCAATTCTTGAGCCATTGGTTCGTAAAGTG GTTAAGGAAGAAGTTGAAGCAGCCCTAAAGAGACATTTAACCTGCATGAAACA GACCTGTGGAAAGGAATTGCATACTACTGAATTAAGAAATTTGCAGCTGCAGTTTGAAAACAGCATTTCTCTGCCTGTCTTTACTGGAG GACCTGAATCGATGGCTAAGGTAGAAATTGTAGTTCTTGAGGGTGAttttgaagaagaaagtgaTATTTGGATGCCCGAAGAGTTCAAAAGCAATATTGTGAGAGAGAGGGAAGGGAAAAAGCCCCTTCTTACAGGAGATGTAATTTTATATCTTAAAGATGGTGTTGGTATGGTGGGTGAAATTTCGTATACAGATAATTCAAGCTGGACAAGGAGCCGCAGGTTCAGGCTTGGGGCAAGAGTTGTGGACAACTTTGATGGTGTTAGAATAAGAGAAGCAAAGACAGAATCATTTATTGTCAGAGATCACAGGGGAGAAT TGTATAAGAAGCACCATCCTCCTAGTATGTCTGATGAAGTTTGGAGATTGGAAAAGATAGGCAAGGATGGAGCTTTCCACAAACGTTTGAGTCGGGAAAAAATCCTTACTGTTAGAGAGTTTCTCACGCTTCTCAATCTGGATCCAGCAAAGCTGCGCAGT ATACTGGGCACTGGGATGTCTGCAAAGATGTGGGAAGTAACTGTGGAGCATGCTCGAACTTGTGTACTTGATACAACTAGGCACGTGTACTTCCCTCCTAATTCTCAACAACATGGTGTGGTCTTCAATGCTGTGGGACAAGTGACTGGACTGCTTTCTGAATGCGAGTATGTCACAGTAGATAAGCTGTCTGAAACTGAAAAG GTTGAGGCTCAAAACACAGTTTCTAATGCATTGAGACAAGGGGAGAAATATACTACTTTTGAAGATGAAGATTCTCTCATGGATGGGTCTTCACACTTATCTAATGTACTTCACTCCCCAAGCTCTCCCAAGACCGAGGGATCAAGTGCCAACAAGCTTTTGGGTCCCCAAAAGACTGGAGGATTCAATTACCCCCAAACAAATGCCTCTTCTCCGGATATCATGTCATCCATTTATTCTGTTGGTGGAACTAGTAGCTTGGATGACTATTGCTTGCCTAGTTTCGACAACATGGGCCTCAGTTTTCCAGTCCAAGTCTCGAACTCATTGATCTGTGACACTGATTCAATGGCTCATGCCTTTAGTGAGGAAGATCATCTGCAATTTTTTGATACCGATCTTCAGTCTCACGTTGAGGCAGATTTACAGAGTGCTGTTGATAGCTTCATGCTCGCACGTTCTACGGCCAATGGTGGTGCGCAGAGGAGATGGAGAAAGGTATGCAACGTCCTAAAGTGGTTCATGGTTAGGAAACGAGGAAACCAAATACAGGTAAGGTTGTGA
- the LOC106768820 gene encoding calmodulin-binding protein 60 A isoform X4, translating into MSLKRRPDDGKTPDDKRRKPPPFSSVVRDVMRLQSLGHLLEPILEPLVRKVVKEEVEAALKRHLTCMKQTCGKELHTTELRNLQLQFENSISLPVFTGGRIEGEDGSNLRISLVDGLTGEVVCTGPESMAKVEIVVLEGDFEEESDIWMPEEFKSNIVREREGKKPLLTGDVILYLKDGVGMVGEISYTDNSSWTRSRRFRLGARVVDNFDGVRIREAKTESFIVRDHRGELYKKHHPPSMSDEVWRLEKIGKDGAFHKRLSREKILTVREFLTLLNLDPAKLRSILGTGMSAKMWEVTVEHARTCVLDTTRHVYFPPNSQQHGVVFNAVGQVTGLLSECELRLKTQFLMH; encoded by the exons ATGTCGCTCAAGCGCCGCCCAGATGATGGCAAGACTCCAGACGACAAGCGGCGGAAGCCGCCTCCTTTCTCCAG TGTGGTGCGTGACGTGATGAGATTACAATCACTCGGGCACTTGCTGGAGCCAATTCTTGAGCCATTGGTTCGTAAAGTG GTTAAGGAAGAAGTTGAAGCAGCCCTAAAGAGACATTTAACCTGCATGAAACA GACCTGTGGAAAGGAATTGCATACTACTGAATTAAGAAATTTGCAGCTGCAGTTTGAAAACAGCATTTCTCTGCCTGTCTTTACTGGAGGTCGGATTGAAGGAGAAGATGGTTCTAACCTAAGAATAAGTTTAGTTGATGGCCTAACTGGTGAGGTTGTCTGTACAGGACCTGAATCGATGGCTAAGGTAGAAATTGTAGTTCTTGAGGGTGAttttgaagaagaaagtgaTATTTGGATGCCCGAAGAGTTCAAAAGCAATATTGTGAGAGAGAGGGAAGGGAAAAAGCCCCTTCTTACAGGAGATGTAATTTTATATCTTAAAGATGGTGTTGGTATGGTGGGTGAAATTTCGTATACAGATAATTCAAGCTGGACAAGGAGCCGCAGGTTCAGGCTTGGGGCAAGAGTTGTGGACAACTTTGATGGTGTTAGAATAAGAGAAGCAAAGACAGAATCATTTATTGTCAGAGATCACAGGGGAGAAT TGTATAAGAAGCACCATCCTCCTAGTATGTCTGATGAAGTTTGGAGATTGGAAAAGATAGGCAAGGATGGAGCTTTCCACAAACGTTTGAGTCGGGAAAAAATCCTTACTGTTAGAGAGTTTCTCACGCTTCTCAATCTGGATCCAGCAAAGCTGCGCAGT ATACTGGGCACTGGGATGTCTGCAAAGATGTGGGAAGTAACTGTGGAGCATGCTCGAACTTGTGTACTTGATACAACTAGGCACGTGTACTTCCCTCCTAATTCTCAACAACATGGTGTGGTCTTCAATGCTGTGGGACAAGTGACTGGACTGCTTTCTGAATGCGA GTTGAGGCTCAAAACACAGTTTCTAATGCATTGA